The genomic stretch TACCAGACGCAATCGTCCGTACAGGTCTTTCACATCGGCTTTATTCATGTCCAACGAACGCAGCATCCGAATGAGCGTCCGTTCCTCCCGTCTGGCCAGACAGATGGGAGAATCAAAAAATATGACATCACAACCGACCATCCAAAAAGGAAACAGGCGGCAGTAATACGGGCGGGCTTCCTTGGGAATCTCGCACCCTTCCGGACCGAGAAAACGACAGGCGCCCATGGTGTCCACGGCAAGACGAAAATGCTCTTTTCCTTCAGGAAACAGCTCGCGAACCAATTCTTCCTCACCGGGGAACAACCGGCATACGTAGTCCACAAATGCCTTGGAATTGGGTGACAGGACAAAACCGCC from Pseudodesulfovibrio profundus encodes the following:
- a CDS encoding YkgJ family cysteine cluster protein, which produces MTLTQVGDSDVCRRCSLQGPTCCRIATGQEEFCFPLSQIEKERIQEHVPHTGGFVLSPNSKAFVDYVCRLFPGEEELVRELFPEGKEHFRLAVDTMGACRFLGPEGCEIPKEARPYYCRLFPFWMVGCDVIFFDSPICLARREERTLIRMLRSLDMNKADVKDLYGRLRLVWGLPPTKGACKVNKGF